In Lineus longissimus chromosome 13, tnLinLong1.2, whole genome shotgun sequence, one genomic interval encodes:
- the LOC135498308 gene encoding uncharacterized protein LOC135498308 has protein sequence MESEIATLLNLNANDRDNLSNLVGEFFGESWIDDQEDVQSDLDDGEESDEDEFDQTSGTFDSVMNSQAAAEYKECNAGDFGQAEWEKSSKFSCTCKYNDGQPCHQRFTAQDKAHRRMAMMQLTPREQMLVLLGKLSCGINSSEMTAKSRRKEQTPRKLNQKTTFWLEGQQICRDTFMFLHVIGSPKRLTDLLHHYTENGLEPKEKKSGGRKSNTKSFTFDDTQRAVRFLTNYSEENALVLPGRVPGFKREDIQLLPSSHTKISVYNCYKESLKDTGHRLMGNSTFMDIWKQLCPFIVSAKPMSDLCWTCQNNNTLIYRSANLTDEAKNERIKSQEEHLFLVQRERSLYNSLTKEAKNVCKANDIVDLGPNPPCSRETSMHYSFDFAQQVHLPSNPMQPGPIYFLVPRKVGIFGICCEGLPRQVNFLIDEAHLISKGSNAVISYLDYFFNNYGLGETDVDLHCDNCSGQNKNRYVLWYCAWRVAKGLHRSISLHFLIAGHTKFAPDWCFGLVKRAFKRTVVPSLSVLEDVVNTCSTPNVAKVIGREDGTREVPVCNWQDFSTGSCKPVPGIKKYQHFRFDSQHPGVVFVKANSEGEEAPFLVLLPQAVFPDGHAKVIEPPGLPLARRQYLYKSIRQFVDDPYKDVVCPRPEALPADDSDNEQQVPNEIPVENGHLARQDNTRGKRGRGGGRGAGRGRGRGRGAVDRSRSPH, from the exons ATGGAGTCTGAAATAGCCACTTTGCTCAATTTAAACGCCAATGATCGCGATAATCTATCGAATTTAGTCGGGGAATTCTTTGGAGAGTCTTGGATAGATGACCAAGAAGACGTACAAAGCGATTTGGATGATGGAGAGGAGTCAGATGAGGATGAATTTGACCAGACTTCTGGGACCTTCGATTCGGTCATGAATAGCCAAGCTGCTGCAGAGTACAAAGAGTGCAATGCTGGCGATTTTGGCCAGGCTGAGTGGGAAAAGTCATCTAAGTTCAG TTGTACTTGCAAGTATAATGATGGCCAGCCTTGTCATCAACGGTTCACAGCCCAAGATAAGGCGCATAGGAGAATGGCCATGATGCAGCTGACACCAA GGGAGCAAATGCTCGTTCTTTTAGGGAAGCTATCGTGTGGAATAAACTCCTCGGAGATGACTGCTAAAAGCAGGAGAAAGGAGCAGACTCCACGGAAGTTGAATCAGAAGACAACCTTCTGGCTTGAGGGACAGCAGATTTGTCGAGATACATTCATGTTTTTGCATGT GATTGGAAGCCCTAAACGTCTGACTGATCTTCTCCACCATTacaccgaaaatggacttgagCCCAAGGAAAAGAAATCAGGAGGGAGGAAGTCGAACACCAAGTCATTTACCTTTGATGACACGCAGAGGGCTGTGCGCTTCCTGACTAATTATTCTGAGGAGAATGCCCTTGTTCTCCCTGGTCGGGTCCCTGGGTTTAAGAGGGAAGACATACAGTTGTTGCCTTCATCCCATACAAAGATTTCAGTGTACAACTGCTACAAGGAATCTTTAAAAGATACAG GTCATCGACTCATGGGCAACAGCACGTTTATGGACATTTGGAAACAACTCTGTCCATTCATTGTTAGCGCCAAGCCGATGTCAGATTTGTGTTGGACCTGCCAAAACAACAACACTTTGATCTATCGGAGTGCCAACCTGACTGATGAGGCGAAGAACGAACGGATCAAAAGCCAGGAAGAACACCTCTTTCTGGTTCAGCGCGAAAGATCGTTGTACAACTCCCTTACAAAAGAGGCCAAGAACGTTTGCAAGGCGAATGACATTGTTGACTTGGGACCCAATCCACCATGCAGCAGGGAAACATCGATGCACTACTCCTTTGATTTTGCCCAGCAGGTTCATCTGCCGAGTAACCCCATGCAGCCTGGTCCCATTTACTTCCTCGTTCCACGCAAAGTTGGAATATTTGGGATCTGCTGTGAGGGGCTTCCTCGACAGGTGAACTTCCTGATTGATGAGGCCCACCTGATCAGCAAAGGTTCAAATGCTGTCATATCCTACTTGGATTATTTCTTCAATAACTATGGCCTTGGAGAGACTGATGTTGACCTCCACTGTGACAATTGCTCGGGACAAAATAAAAACCGATATGTTTTGTGGTACTGTGCATGGCGAGTTGCCAAGGGCCTTCACAGATCGATTTCGCTGCACTTCCTCATTGCGGGGCACACAAAGTTCGCCCCAGACTGGTGCTTCGGGCTCGTGAAAAGGGCATTCAAGCGCACTGTGGTACCGTCTCTCAGCGTATTGGAGGATGTAGTCAACACGTGCTCTACTCCCAACGTTGCGAAGGTGATCGGCCGAGAAGATGGGACAAGAGAAGTTCCGGTTTGTAACTGGCAGGACTTCTCTACTGGTTCATGCAAGCCTGTGCCTGGAATCAAAAAGTATCAACACTTTAG GTTCGATTCACAGCATCCAGGGGTGGTATTTGTGAAGGCGAATTCAGAGGGTGAAGAGGCCCCATTCCTAGTTCTCCTTCCTCAGGCTGTCTTTCCAGATGGTCATGCAAAGGTTATTGAGCCACCGGGACTGCCACTCGCACGACGCCAATACCTCTACAAGTCGATTCGTCAATTTGTAGATGACCCTTACAAGGATGTTGTGTGTCCAAGACCAGAAGCTCTGCCTGCTGATGACTCGGACAATGAACAGCAGGTTCCAAACGAAATTCCAGTGGAAAATGGACATCTTGCTAGACAGGACAACACTAGAGGGAAAAGGGGACGCGGAGGTGGGCGTGGCGCAGGGCGTGGTCGTGGCCGTGGCAGGGGTGCAGTAGATCGTAGCCGCAGCCCCCACTAA